From the Longimicrobium sp. genome, one window contains:
- a CDS encoding autorepressor SdpR family transcription factor: protein MLDNTMRALADPTRREILKALRHGDLAAGEIAARFPMTAASVSHHLSVLKDAGLVRAERNGRNLIYSLETTVFQEFLQEMMELLGTGREP from the coding sequence ATGCTGGACAACACCATGCGCGCGCTGGCCGATCCCACGCGCCGCGAGATCCTGAAGGCGCTGCGCCACGGCGACCTGGCCGCGGGCGAGATCGCCGCGCGCTTCCCGATGACCGCCGCCTCGGTGTCGCACCACCTGTCGGTGCTCAAGGACGCCGGGCTGGTGCGCGCCGAGCGCAACGGCCGCAACCTCATCTATTCTCTCGAGACCACGGTCTTCCAGGAGTTCCTGCAGGAGATGATGGAACTGCTGGGAACCGGGAGGGAGCCATGA
- a CDS encoding SdpI family protein, which translates to MKNRRFTAILLAAMWVFAAAVYTRLPDRIPTHWNLQGQPDGWGGRLAAFLFPAIATGVVLLLTEVLPRIDPRRAHWDRFRDVLWLIVNIVVLFVAWIMVLSLGVALGWNIDLPRAMLLGMGLFLTALGNYLPRLRSNWWMGIRTPWTLESERVWRETHRVGGRTFVAAGIVSALGAFLPAPFCPYVSIGALAVASLIPIVYSYVAFRREAAGRAG; encoded by the coding sequence ATGAAGAACCGCCGCTTCACCGCCATTCTCCTGGCCGCCATGTGGGTGTTCGCGGCCGCCGTGTACACCCGCCTGCCGGACCGCATCCCCACGCACTGGAACCTGCAGGGGCAGCCCGACGGCTGGGGCGGGCGCCTCGCCGCGTTCCTCTTCCCGGCCATCGCCACGGGCGTGGTGCTGCTGCTGACCGAGGTGCTGCCGCGCATCGACCCGCGCCGCGCGCACTGGGACAGGTTCCGCGACGTGCTCTGGCTCATCGTCAACATCGTCGTGCTCTTCGTCGCGTGGATCATGGTGCTGTCGCTGGGCGTGGCGCTGGGGTGGAACATCGACCTCCCCCGGGCCATGCTGCTGGGGATGGGGCTGTTCCTGACCGCGCTCGGCAACTACCTGCCGCGGCTGCGCTCCAACTGGTGGATGGGGATCCGCACGCCGTGGACGCTGGAGAGCGAGCGCGTCTGGCGCGAGACGCACCGCGTGGGCGGCCGCACCTTCGTCGCCGCGGGGATCGTGTCCGCGCTCGGGGCGTTCCTCCCCGCGCCGTTCTGCCCGTACGTGTCCATCGGCGCGCTCGCGGTCGCGTCGCTGATCCCGATCGTCTACTCGTACGTCGCCTTCCGCCGCGAAGCCGCCGGGCGCGCGGGGTGA